The nucleotide window GTAACCAAAACCAAGCGATGGAATCTTCCACTCATAGCAAGACCGTGGTTCCGGGGACATGAGAAGACCAGTTGGCAGTTAGTCCCCTCAATTCTCCGTAACGGCAATCAACGACATGAATTTGAGCTGACGGCGCGTTTCCGACTATTGGCGCCAGGATTTGGTGCAGATATTCCGACTGATCGTCTGGATCAATGGCTCTTCGTCATGCAGCACAATTTGGCCCCTACACGACTTCTCGACTGGTCAGAAAGCCTGAACACAGCTGTCTTCTTTTCGTGTCTCGACTGGATTACGAAACGCGATGTCGAAAAATGTTCAGACGGAACAGTATTTGCGTTAAATCCGATATTTCTCAATGAGCACGTACTCGACGTTAACGGTTTTCCTGTTACTTGGACTCAAGGTCAGGTGCTACAAACCATCAAGTTTGCTTTCGGTACGCAGGATGAACCCGTTCTTGATCCTAAAGGCAACGTTATCCATATC belongs to Gammaproteobacteria bacterium and includes:
- a CDS encoding FRG domain-containing protein, which gives rise to MKTSLLATIQENFVTKTKRWNLPLIARPWFRGHEKTSWQLVPSILRNGNQRHEFELTARFRLLAPGFGADIPTDRLDQWLFVMQHNLAPTRLLDWSESLNTAVFFSCLDWITKRDVEKCSDGTVFALNPIFLNEHVLDVNGFPVTWTQGQVLQTIKFAFGTQDEPVLDPKGNVIHIPYLQLPAAIFPSTVHGRMRAQKACFTLHGADHRDMRTIFHEKGWTAAETLIEYLVPRDKKPELADDLALAGITYSTIFPDLEGLTSDLKFQFRIEP